A region of Micromonospora sp. WMMD882 DNA encodes the following proteins:
- a CDS encoding methyltransferase domain-containing protein: MVALAQAPPSAERLRAIDVFLTDAWADQARHDDRLRGLSVEVAFDRGVAHLTGAVAAPAELRLLRDRVGRLAGVFGVWGRVAVAGRAPVVVDLGCGGTKQYPGNLGLDIYPAPGVDAVADLSGALPLADDSVDVLFAVHILEHLIDFLPLLDECHRVLRPGGVLHVMSPWWRHVNAVADPTHVRLLDVQTIKGVCGQRPPGTPRWYPLHVGCDGASIFADLTPLTRDAPGPDKTHLARFFD, from the coding sequence ATGGTCGCGTTGGCGCAGGCCCCGCCCTCGGCCGAACGGCTGCGGGCGATCGACGTGTTTCTCACCGACGCGTGGGCGGACCAGGCCCGGCACGACGACCGGCTGCGGGGCCTCTCGGTGGAGGTGGCCTTCGACCGGGGCGTGGCCCACCTGACCGGGGCGGTGGCCGCACCGGCCGAGTTGCGCCTGCTCCGGGACCGGGTGGGGCGGCTGGCCGGGGTGTTCGGGGTCTGGGGCCGGGTCGCGGTGGCCGGGCGGGCGCCGGTCGTGGTGGATCTGGGCTGCGGCGGCACCAAGCAGTACCCGGGCAACCTCGGGCTGGACATCTATCCCGCGCCCGGGGTGGACGCGGTGGCGGACCTGTCCGGGGCGCTGCCGCTGGCCGACGACTCGGTGGACGTGCTGTTCGCGGTGCACATCCTGGAGCACCTGATCGACTTCCTGCCGCTGCTGGACGAGTGCCACCGGGTGCTCCGGCCGGGCGGCGTCCTGCACGTGATGAGCCCGTGGTGGCGGCACGTCAACGCGGTCGCCGACCCCACCCACGTCCGGCTCCTCGACGTCCAGACGATCAAGGGGGTGTGCGGGCAGCGCCCCCCGGGAACGCCGCGCTGGTACCCGTTGCACGTGGGTTGCGACGGGGCCTCGATCTTCGCCGACCTGACCCCACTCACCCGAGACGCCCCCGGCCCAGACAAAACCCACCTGGCCCGCTTCTTCGACTGA
- a CDS encoding adenylate/guanylate cyclase domain-containing protein produces MSPRIRLPSGWVTFLFTDIEGSTRLARMLGAGYRAVLHEHRRLLRHTLTAADGAELLTEGDSFFIAFPDAAAAVTACLAAQRALAGHEWPTPEATPRVRMGLHTGYAEPRDGEYASPEVHRAARIAAAAHGGQVLCSAATVRHAEPLPAGASLLDLGLHRLRGFDDRERLYQVLAPGLEREFPRPRTADVAPHNLPTQVTSFVGRHAERVELRELMAEHRLVTVIGAGGSGKTRLAVELCAGLVAAYPDGVWFVDIATVTDPGLVPFAVAAVFGLRPEPGRPILDTLVEYAATRRMLVVLDTCDAQPAATGEVIARLLTGARAVRVLATSRESFGMPGEVVWRIPPLSVDPSPGGGESDAVALLLDRTTAARGGRRPGPAESADLCRVVHRLDGLPLAIELAAARLRVLSAGQLAERLADVLGALDAGRDEPPPVRGWSGGQEETVELRADPGLAGAVTRSTVERHATMQATVTWSYRTLGPRSARLLRLLAVFAGPVDLPAVEWLLGEDPFGSLSVLVDKSMILAEPSASGSTYRMLDPIRAYAARRLAAAGEEQAARDRHVAWCRHVLERACLGPDGQPVTRSLYSIDPLAGELRAALRWCATGGSARAGLRLAGGLDLWWRERGLAREGRLWLFRLYGRLAETGERIPEAELAAVYHMHSLHAGADGEFAEELRFAQRAEAAARQAGDAGLLARVLAGRAAPLVDMGQFAEAERVCREVIDWARERNVAGEALLAVYSLAELLWRRRALDEAADLLGRARSVEATRPVERGQRSVDMLLGMVALARGDLVAAHEHLQVALRSRMRHGYHGRACDTVHALAVRCATGGDPSTAARLFGAAQVTRARMRATPGLFGAYWLRWQAEVRGALGDAAFDAAYGAGAELGLEEAAALAMAVEHPDLSPASSRFTSG; encoded by the coding sequence ATGTCGCCACGGATCCGCCTCCCGAGCGGGTGGGTGACCTTCTTGTTCACCGACATCGAGGGCTCCACGCGACTGGCCCGGATGCTCGGCGCCGGCTACCGTGCCGTGCTGCACGAGCACCGTCGGCTGCTGCGGCACACCCTGACCGCGGCCGACGGCGCGGAGTTGCTCACCGAGGGTGACTCGTTCTTCATCGCGTTCCCCGACGCCGCCGCCGCGGTTACCGCCTGTCTGGCCGCGCAGCGGGCGCTGGCCGGGCACGAGTGGCCCACCCCGGAGGCGACCCCCCGGGTCCGGATGGGCCTGCACACCGGGTACGCGGAGCCGCGCGACGGCGAGTACGCCAGCCCGGAGGTGCACCGGGCCGCCCGGATCGCCGCGGCGGCGCACGGCGGTCAGGTGCTCTGCTCGGCGGCGACGGTCCGGCACGCCGAGCCGCTGCCGGCCGGGGCGTCCCTGCTCGACCTCGGGCTGCACCGGTTGCGCGGGTTCGACGACCGGGAGCGGCTCTACCAGGTGCTCGCGCCGGGCCTGGAGCGGGAGTTCCCCCGGCCCCGCACGGCCGACGTGGCCCCGCACAACCTGCCCACCCAGGTCACCTCGTTCGTCGGGCGGCACGCCGAGCGGGTGGAGCTGCGGGAGCTGATGGCGGAGCACCGGCTGGTCACCGTGATCGGCGCGGGCGGGTCGGGCAAGACCCGGCTGGCCGTGGAGCTGTGCGCCGGTCTGGTGGCGGCGTACCCGGACGGGGTGTGGTTCGTCGACATCGCCACGGTCACCGACCCGGGGCTGGTGCCGTTCGCGGTGGCCGCCGTGTTCGGTCTCCGTCCGGAGCCGGGCCGGCCGATCCTGGACACCCTGGTCGAGTACGCGGCGACCCGCCGCATGCTGGTCGTGCTGGACACCTGCGACGCCCAGCCGGCCGCCACCGGCGAGGTGATCGCGCGTCTGCTCACCGGGGCGCGCGCGGTGCGGGTGCTGGCCACCAGCCGGGAGTCGTTCGGGATGCCCGGTGAGGTGGTGTGGCGGATCCCGCCGCTGTCGGTCGACCCGTCGCCGGGCGGCGGGGAGAGCGACGCGGTGGCCCTGCTGCTGGACCGGACGACGGCCGCCCGGGGTGGCCGGCGTCCCGGCCCGGCCGAGTCCGCCGACCTGTGCCGGGTGGTGCACCGGCTGGACGGGCTGCCGCTCGCCATCGAGCTGGCCGCCGCCCGGCTGCGGGTGCTCTCGGCCGGGCAGCTCGCCGAACGCCTGGCCGACGTGCTCGGCGCGTTGGACGCGGGGCGGGACGAGCCGCCGCCGGTGCGCGGCTGGTCGGGCGGGCAGGAGGAGACCGTCGAGTTGCGCGCCGACCCGGGGCTGGCGGGCGCGGTGACCCGGTCGACGGTGGAGCGGCACGCCACCATGCAGGCCACGGTCACCTGGTCGTACCGGACGCTGGGCCCCCGCTCGGCCCGGCTGCTGCGGCTGCTGGCGGTCTTCGCCGGCCCGGTGGACCTGCCGGCGGTGGAGTGGCTGCTCGGCGAGGACCCGTTCGGGTCGCTGTCGGTGCTGGTGGACAAGTCGATGATCCTGGCCGAGCCGAGCGCCTCGGGCAGCACGTACCGGATGCTCGACCCGATCCGCGCGTACGCGGCCCGCCGGCTGGCCGCGGCCGGCGAGGAGCAGGCCGCCCGGGACCGGCACGTGGCCTGGTGCCGGCACGTGCTGGAGCGGGCGTGCCTGGGCCCGGACGGGCAGCCGGTGACCCGGTCGTTGTACTCGATCGACCCGCTGGCCGGTGAGTTGCGGGCGGCGCTGCGCTGGTGCGCGACCGGGGGCAGCGCACGGGCCGGGCTGCGGCTGGCCGGCGGGCTGGACCTGTGGTGGCGGGAGCGGGGGCTGGCCCGGGAGGGGCGGCTCTGGCTGTTCCGGCTCTACGGGCGGCTGGCCGAGACCGGGGAGCGGATCCCGGAGGCGGAGCTGGCGGCGGTCTACCACATGCACTCGCTGCACGCCGGCGCGGACGGCGAGTTCGCCGAGGAGTTGCGGTTCGCGCAGCGGGCCGAGGCGGCGGCCCGGCAGGCCGGGGACGCCGGGCTGCTGGCCCGGGTGCTCGCCGGCCGGGCCGCGCCGCTTGTCGACATGGGGCAGTTCGCCGAGGCGGAGCGGGTCTGCCGGGAGGTGATCGACTGGGCCCGGGAGCGGAACGTGGCCGGGGAGGCGCTGCTGGCCGTCTACAGCCTCGCCGAGCTGCTGTGGCGGCGGCGGGCGTTGGACGAGGCGGCGGACCTGCTCGGCCGGGCCCGGTCGGTGGAGGCGACCCGGCCGGTGGAGCGCGGCCAGCGTTCGGTGGACATGCTGCTGGGCATGGTGGCGCTGGCCCGGGGGGACCTGGTCGCGGCGCACGAGCATCTCCAGGTGGCGTTGCGGTCCCGGATGCGGCACGGCTACCACGGGCGGGCCTGCGACACGGTGCACGCGCTGGCCGTCCGGTGCGCGACCGGCGGTGACCCGTCGACCGCCGCCCGGCTGTTCGGCGCGGCCCAGGTGACCCGGGCGCGGATGCGGGCCACCCCGGGGTTGTTCGGCGCGTACTGGCTGCGCTGGCAGGCGGAGGTGCGCGGGGCGTTGGGCGACGCGGCCTTCGACGCGGCGTACGGTGCCGGCGCGGAGCTGGGGTTGGAGGAGGCGGCGGCGTTGGCCATGGCGGTGGAGCACCCGGATCTGTCCCCCGCCTCCTCACGCTTCACGTCGGGCTGA
- a CDS encoding zinc ribbon domain-containing protein, whose product MPRYEFRCRACGATFEVDRPMARAAEPASCPQGHHDTVKLLSTVALTGRGGSGPAGGGGAPAGGGCCGGGCGC is encoded by the coding sequence ATGCCCCGGTACGAGTTCCGCTGCCGCGCCTGCGGCGCCACCTTCGAGGTCGACCGGCCGATGGCGCGGGCCGCCGAGCCGGCTTCCTGCCCTCAGGGCCACCACGACACGGTCAAACTGCTGTCCACTGTCGCGCTGACCGGCCGGGGCGGCTCCGGCCCGGCCGGCGGCGGTGGCGCGCCCGCCGGAGGTGGTTGCTGCGGCGGTGGTTGCGGCTGCTGA
- a CDS encoding lytic murein transglycosylase, translated as MVDAGDSPRARPLRPAVPPPDDAPGKPPAPVGGAPEPADSAGQGPAPTAPPPPTAPPPPAADAAPTKDAAPPPEAGTATPPETEAGPKTETETATPPETEAGPETEAGSAAERGRGRSRRYRVPFAHAVRVPPRQAAAGAVRATRAWSKRPSGRFVLPGIFLLLLVSVTAAAGVLLVPAAGRDPRPVARDTSVDPSAGPTAGVAVPGGTLLPPGGVGLPPGGTPLPGQSGAGGLAAPAPTGRPADALADWAQRTGAKLGIAPTAMQAYGYAELVLAQSTPGCALSWTTLAAIGYVESRHGQANGATLLPDGRALPEIRGDALDGNGGRMRIMDTDRGQLDRDTTYDRAVGPMQFIPTTWQEIGADADNDGVENPHDLDDAALAAGNYLCKGGRNMTVPGDWWGAILSYNDVRRYAQDVFDKANEYGVASRS; from the coding sequence GTGGTGGACGCAGGAGACAGCCCGCGAGCTCGGCCGCTGCGTCCGGCCGTGCCGCCGCCCGACGACGCCCCAGGGAAGCCGCCCGCGCCGGTGGGCGGCGCGCCCGAGCCCGCCGACTCCGCCGGTCAGGGGCCCGCCCCGACCGCCCCGCCACCCCCGACCGCCCCGCCACCCCCGGCGGCGGACGCCGCGCCCACGAAGGACGCCGCGCCACCGCCGGAAGCGGGGACCGCGACCCCGCCGGAGACGGAAGCCGGCCCGAAGACGGAAACGGAGACCGCGACCCCGCCGGAGACGGAAGCCGGGCCGGAGACGGAAGCCGGGTCGGCGGCGGAGCGGGGGCGAGGACGGTCGCGCCGGTACCGGGTGCCGTTCGCGCACGCCGTCCGGGTACCGCCGCGCCAGGCCGCGGCCGGCGCTGTCCGGGCCACCCGGGCCTGGTCGAAGCGACCCAGCGGCCGGTTCGTCCTACCCGGGATCTTCCTGCTGCTGCTGGTCTCCGTCACCGCGGCGGCCGGCGTGCTGCTGGTGCCGGCGGCCGGACGCGACCCCCGCCCGGTCGCCCGGGACACCAGCGTCGACCCGTCCGCCGGGCCCACCGCCGGCGTCGCCGTGCCGGGCGGCACGCTCCTGCCGCCGGGCGGCGTCGGTCTGCCGCCGGGCGGCACACCGCTGCCCGGCCAGAGCGGTGCCGGCGGTCTGGCCGCCCCGGCGCCCACCGGCCGCCCCGCGGACGCGCTCGCCGACTGGGCCCAGCGCACCGGGGCGAAACTCGGCATCGCCCCGACCGCCATGCAGGCGTACGGCTACGCCGAGCTGGTGCTCGCCCAGAGCACCCCGGGCTGCGCGCTGAGCTGGACGACGCTCGCCGCGATCGGGTACGTGGAGTCCCGGCACGGCCAGGCCAACGGCGCGACGCTCCTGCCGGACGGGCGGGCGCTGCCGGAGATCCGCGGCGACGCGCTGGACGGCAACGGCGGCCGGATGCGGATCATGGACACCGACCGGGGGCAGCTCGACCGGGACACCACCTACGACCGGGCCGTCGGCCCGATGCAGTTCATCCCGACCACCTGGCAGGAGATCGGCGCGGACGCCGACAACGACGGCGTGGAGAACCCGCACGACCTCGACGACGCCGCCCTGGCCGCCGGCAACTACCTCTGCAAGGGTGGCCGGAACATGACCGTCCCCGGCGACTGGTGGGGGGCGATCCTGTCGTACAACGACGTACGCCGGTACGCCCAGGACGTCTTCGACAAGGCCAACGAGTACGGCGTGGCCAGCCGCAGTTGA
- a CDS encoding family 10 glycosylhydrolase, whose product MKAPRLRAAGLAVALLGALVAATPATAAADPTAAADPTTCATDPATPKRQFRAMWISSVVNIDWPTKASQTAPDRIAAQQAEYRGWLDLAERLNHNAVVVQVRPTADAFWPSPYEPWSEYLTGTRGQDPGWNPLAFLVAESHKRNLEFHAWFNPYRVSMPAPGGAGADLTQLAPGHPARQHPGWTFAYPPAGVAGSRLYYDPGVPEVRAFVQTAMLDAVKRYNIDGVHFDDYFYPYPSGTHQVPDDATFAQHNRGFTDKADWRRDNIDLLVREMGEKIKAVKPWVKFGVSPFGIWRNKSVDPLGSDTTGSQSYDIISADTRKWVKEEWIDYVVPQLYWYIGQYPAADYARLAPWWAETVRGTRVQLYIGQADYKSGDPAYGADWMDPNELSDHLTLNRSYPEVLGNVHFSAVQVRANRLGATDVYAAAHYSKPALVPAMPHLPAKPLLFPVLTQVTRTADGARLSWRQPADGVGPFGAATAYAIYRLDGAGRPDGCALADARHLVGTVRATPGGAQSWVDTTAEPGRAYTYVVTALDRLHNESPAGPPRVLR is encoded by the coding sequence ATGAAGGCACCTCGGCTCAGAGCCGCCGGGCTGGCCGTCGCGCTGCTCGGCGCGCTCGTCGCCGCGACGCCCGCGACCGCCGCCGCCGACCCGACCGCCGCCGCCGACCCCACCACCTGCGCCACCGACCCGGCCACCCCCAAACGGCAGTTCCGGGCCATGTGGATCTCGTCGGTGGTGAACATCGACTGGCCGACCAAGGCGTCCCAGACCGCCCCGGACCGGATCGCCGCCCAGCAGGCCGAGTACCGCGGCTGGCTGGACCTGGCCGAGCGGCTGAACCACAACGCGGTGGTCGTCCAGGTCCGGCCGACCGCCGACGCGTTCTGGCCGTCGCCGTACGAGCCTTGGTCGGAGTACCTGACCGGGACGCGCGGGCAGGACCCGGGCTGGAACCCGCTGGCCTTCCTGGTCGCCGAGTCGCACAAGCGGAACCTGGAATTCCACGCCTGGTTCAACCCGTACCGGGTGTCGATGCCGGCCCCGGGCGGCGCGGGCGCGGACCTCACCCAGTTGGCCCCGGGCCACCCGGCCCGCCAGCACCCCGGGTGGACCTTCGCGTACCCGCCGGCCGGCGTCGCCGGCAGCCGGCTCTACTACGACCCGGGCGTGCCCGAGGTCCGCGCGTTCGTCCAGACCGCGATGCTCGACGCGGTCAAGCGGTACAACATCGACGGCGTGCACTTCGACGACTACTTCTACCCGTACCCGAGCGGGACCCACCAGGTGCCCGACGACGCCACCTTCGCGCAGCACAACCGGGGCTTCACCGACAAGGCGGACTGGCGGCGGGACAACATCGACCTGCTGGTCAGGGAGATGGGCGAGAAGATCAAGGCGGTCAAGCCGTGGGTGAAGTTCGGGGTCAGCCCGTTCGGCATCTGGCGCAACAAGTCCGTCGACCCGCTCGGCTCGGACACCACCGGCAGCCAGTCGTACGACATCATCTCCGCCGACACCAGGAAATGGGTCAAGGAGGAGTGGATCGACTACGTGGTGCCGCAGCTCTACTGGTACATCGGCCAGTACCCGGCCGCCGACTACGCCCGGCTGGCGCCGTGGTGGGCCGAGACGGTACGCGGCACCCGGGTGCAGCTCTACATCGGCCAGGCCGACTACAAGAGCGGTGACCCGGCGTACGGGGCGGACTGGATGGACCCGAACGAGCTCTCCGACCACCTGACGCTGAACCGGTCGTACCCGGAGGTGCTCGGCAACGTGCACTTCTCGGCCGTCCAGGTACGGGCGAACCGGCTCGGCGCGACCGACGTCTACGCCGCCGCGCACTACTCGAAGCCGGCGCTGGTGCCGGCGATGCCGCACCTGCCGGCCAAGCCGCTGCTGTTCCCGGTGCTCACCCAGGTCACCCGGACCGCCGACGGGGCGCGGCTGAGCTGGCGGCAGCCGGCCGACGGCGTGGGCCCGTTCGGCGCCGCCACCGCGTACGCGATCTACCGGCTCGACGGCGCCGGACGCCCGGACGGCTGCGCGCTGGCCGACGCGAGGCACCTGGTCGGCACGGTCCGGGCCACCCCGGGCGGGGCTCAGTCCTGGGTGGACACCACCGCGGAGCCGGGGCGCGCCTACACCTACGTGGTGACCGCCCTGGACCGGCTGCACAACGAGAGCCCGGCCGGGCCGCCGCGCGTGCTGCGCTGA
- a CDS encoding alpha-N-arabinofuranosidase translates to MRTAQLTIDPAFAIGPADRRLFGSFVEHLGRCVYGGVFEPGHPTADDHGFRADVLDMTRELGVSVVRYPGGNFVSGYRWEDGVGPVADRPRRLDLAWKTIETNAFGLHEFMTWAEQARVEPMMAVNLGTRGVQEACDLLEYANHPGGTALSDLRRKHGAERPYGVRLWCLGNELDGPWQVGHKTADEYGRLAAETARAMKLIDPSVSLVACGSSGRGMPTFASWEATVLEHTYEHVDYVSAHTYYDPSDGDRASMLASAVDMDHFINEVVATADHVAAKLRQRRKLKISFDEWNVWYQSRLQADLDQRGWVEAPALIEDTYTAVDAVVVGDLLLTLLRHADRVGVACQAQLANVIAPIRTRTGGPAWRQSIFHPFALTARYARGSVLRTEPVGPTYETKRHGEVPVLDSVAVHDEERGELTVFAVNRDSTDLELRLDLRGLPGLSAGSHLTLAAGDDPSATNTEAEPDRVTPRTITPPTVDGGRCTVRLPAISWNVLRFTTRP, encoded by the coding sequence TTGCGAACCGCTCAGCTGACGATCGACCCCGCCTTCGCGATCGGCCCGGCCGACCGTCGGCTCTTCGGCTCGTTCGTGGAGCACCTGGGGCGCTGCGTGTACGGCGGCGTCTTCGAGCCCGGCCACCCCACCGCCGACGACCACGGCTTCCGCGCCGACGTGCTGGACATGACCCGCGAGCTGGGCGTCTCCGTCGTCCGGTACCCGGGCGGCAACTTCGTCTCCGGCTACCGCTGGGAGGACGGCGTCGGCCCGGTCGCCGACCGGCCCCGCCGACTCGACCTGGCCTGGAAGACGATCGAGACGAACGCCTTCGGCCTGCACGAGTTCATGACCTGGGCCGAGCAGGCCCGGGTCGAGCCGATGATGGCGGTCAACCTCGGCACCCGGGGCGTGCAGGAAGCCTGCGACCTGCTGGAGTACGCCAACCACCCGGGCGGGACGGCGCTGTCCGACCTGCGCCGCAAGCACGGCGCGGAGCGGCCGTACGGGGTGCGGCTCTGGTGTCTCGGCAACGAGCTGGACGGCCCCTGGCAGGTCGGCCACAAGACCGCCGACGAGTACGGCCGACTGGCCGCCGAGACCGCGCGGGCGATGAAGCTGATCGACCCCTCGGTCAGCCTGGTGGCCTGCGGCAGCTCCGGTCGGGGCATGCCCACCTTCGCCTCCTGGGAGGCGACCGTGCTGGAGCACACCTACGAGCACGTCGACTACGTCTCCGCGCACACCTACTACGACCCGTCCGACGGCGACCGGGCCAGCATGCTGGCTTCGGCGGTCGACATGGACCACTTCATCAACGAGGTGGTGGCCACCGCCGACCACGTCGCGGCGAAGCTCCGCCAGCGCCGCAAGCTGAAGATCTCCTTCGACGAGTGGAACGTCTGGTACCAGTCCCGCCTCCAGGCGGACCTGGACCAGCGGGGCTGGGTCGAGGCCCCGGCGCTGATCGAGGACACCTACACCGCGGTCGACGCGGTGGTGGTCGGCGACCTGCTGCTCACCCTGCTCCGGCACGCCGACCGGGTCGGGGTGGCCTGCCAGGCGCAGCTCGCCAACGTGATCGCCCCGATCCGGACCCGCACCGGCGGCCCGGCCTGGCGGCAGAGCATCTTCCACCCGTTCGCGCTCACCGCCCGGTACGCCCGGGGCTCGGTGCTGCGCACCGAGCCGGTCGGCCCGACGTACGAGACGAAGCGGCACGGCGAGGTGCCGGTGCTGGACAGCGTCGCCGTGCACGACGAGGAGCGGGGCGAGCTGACCGTCTTCGCCGTCAACCGGGACAGCACGGACCTGGAGCTGCGGCTCGACCTGCGCGGTCTGCCGGGGCTCTCCGCCGGATCCCACCTGACCCTGGCCGCCGGGGACGACCCGTCGGCGACCAACACCGAGGCCGAGCCCGACCGGGTGACGCCCCGGACCATCACCCCTCCCACCGTCGACGGCGGCCGGTGCACCGTACGGCTGCCCGCCATTTCCTGGAACGTGCTGCGCTTCACCACCCGCCCCTGA
- a CDS encoding amino acid permease, which yields MNAVSVLRTKPIKDVIAQSEADGTDGGPGLKRRLGARDLTGFGIGIVIGTGIFTLTGLEAREHAGPGVVLSFAIAGLVALLAALCYAELASSVPAAGSAYTYAYATMGEIVAWIIGWDLLLEFALGAAVVARGWSGYLAELFDLPAAWFGEEGGVVNLGAIGIVLLLGVVAIVGVRESARLTNVLVLVKVAICVFVVIAGAFFVKAANLTPFVPPSEEAGSGEGGIRQPVTQLIFGMEPSVFGFAGVLTAAAVVFFAYTGFEAVANLGEETKNPRRDLPLGLLGTLVIASVLYIGVSLVLVGMVPYTEIDRGAPIASAFESVGAGWAAILVSIAAVAGLTSVILVDLVAMGRVGFAIARDGLIPPAVAKVHPRWGTPYRISAVMTVVVALLAGFLPLTALADLVSIGALCAFVLVSLAVPILRRTRPELERPFRVPFSPVLPVVSALACLYLMLNLSVETWLRFLAWMLLGALIYFGYGHRRNRLAQR from the coding sequence GTGAACGCGGTGTCCGTGCTGCGTACCAAACCGATCAAGGACGTGATAGCCCAGAGCGAGGCGGACGGGACGGACGGCGGTCCCGGTCTGAAGCGCCGCCTCGGCGCCCGTGACCTCACCGGGTTCGGTATCGGCATCGTCATCGGCACCGGCATCTTCACCCTCACCGGACTGGAGGCCCGGGAACACGCCGGCCCCGGGGTGGTGCTCTCCTTCGCCATCGCCGGCCTGGTCGCGCTGCTCGCCGCGCTCTGCTACGCCGAGCTGGCCTCCAGCGTCCCGGCCGCCGGCAGCGCCTACACCTACGCGTACGCCACCATGGGCGAGATCGTCGCCTGGATCATCGGCTGGGACCTGCTGCTGGAGTTCGCCCTCGGCGCGGCGGTGGTCGCCCGCGGCTGGTCCGGCTACCTCGCCGAGCTGTTCGACCTGCCCGCCGCCTGGTTCGGCGAGGAGGGCGGCGTGGTCAACCTCGGGGCGATCGGCATCGTGCTGCTGCTCGGCGTGGTGGCCATCGTCGGGGTGCGCGAGTCGGCCCGGCTGACCAACGTGCTCGTCCTGGTCAAGGTCGCCATCTGCGTCTTCGTGGTGATCGCCGGGGCGTTCTTCGTGAAGGCCGCCAACCTCACCCCGTTCGTCCCGCCGTCGGAGGAGGCCGGCAGCGGCGAGGGCGGCATCCGGCAACCGGTCACCCAGTTGATCTTCGGGATGGAGCCTTCGGTGTTCGGTTTCGCCGGGGTGCTCACCGCCGCCGCGGTGGTCTTCTTCGCGTACACCGGCTTCGAGGCGGTGGCGAACCTCGGCGAGGAGACGAAGAACCCGCGCCGGGACCTGCCGCTCGGCCTGCTCGGCACGCTGGTGATCGCCAGCGTGCTCTACATCGGCGTCTCGCTGGTGCTGGTCGGCATGGTCCCGTACACCGAGATCGACCGGGGCGCCCCGATCGCCTCGGCGTTCGAGTCGGTCGGCGCGGGGTGGGCGGCGATCCTCGTCTCCATCGCCGCGGTCGCCGGCCTGACCAGCGTGATCCTGGTCGACCTGGTGGCCATGGGCCGGGTCGGCTTCGCGATCGCCCGGGACGGGCTGATCCCGCCGGCGGTGGCGAAGGTGCACCCGCGCTGGGGCACCCCGTACCGGATCAGCGCGGTGATGACCGTGGTGGTGGCGCTGCTCGCCGGCTTCCTGCCGCTGACCGCCCTGGCCGACCTGGTCAGCATCGGCGCGCTCTGCGCGTTCGTGCTGGTCTCGCTGGCGGTGCCGATCCTGCGTCGGACCCGCCCCGAGCTGGAGCGACCGTTCCGGGTGCCGTTCTCGCCGGTGCTGCCGGTCGTCTCCGCGCTGGCCTGCCTCTACCTGATGCTCAACCTGTCGGTGGAGACCTGGCTGCGTTTCCTGGCGTGGATGCTGCTCGGCGCGCTCATCTACTTCGGCTACGGCCACCGTCGCAACCGGCTCGCCCAGCGCTGA
- a CDS encoding phospholipase yields the protein MRRLTTLLAASTFALLTLLGVASPAAAVTRDQKLSVLSSWTQTSASSYNSWNSARLNKSAWSAYGFDWSTDYCSSSPDNPLGFTFNLSCHRHDFGYRNHKAMGIFTSANKDRVDSAFYADLKRVCATYNSVVNPACYSLAWTYYQAVKVFGTVAAVSQADLDRAAKLKSDAERRAGLR from the coding sequence ATGCGTCGCCTCACCACCCTGCTCGCCGCCAGCACGTTCGCGCTGCTCACCCTCCTCGGGGTGGCCTCACCCGCCGCCGCGGTCACCCGCGACCAGAAACTCTCCGTGCTGTCCTCCTGGACGCAGACCAGCGCCAGCAGCTACAACTCCTGGAACTCGGCCCGCCTGAACAAGAGCGCCTGGTCGGCCTACGGCTTCGACTGGTCCACCGACTACTGCTCGTCCAGCCCCGACAACCCGCTCGGGTTCACGTTCAACCTGTCCTGCCACCGGCACGACTTCGGGTACCGCAACCACAAGGCGATGGGCATCTTCACCAGCGCCAACAAGGACCGGGTGGACAGCGCCTTCTACGCCGACCTGAAGCGGGTCTGCGCCACGTACAACAGCGTCGTCAACCCGGCCTGCTACAGCCTGGCCTGGACGTACTACCAGGCGGTGAAGGTGTTCGGCACGGTCGCCGCGGTCAGCCAGGCCGACCTGGACCGGGCCGCGAAGCTGAAGTCCGACGCCGAGCGGCGGGCCGGCCTGCGCTGA